The Natranaeroarchaeum aerophilus DNA window TGTAGCCGAGGATGATCACGACGATGATCAACATCAGGAAGGTCCGAAGCTGGTTGCGCTTGCGGGCTTCCTCTTTGTGGGCGTCGATGATCTGTTCGCCTTTCCCTGCCGGAACAGTCCGGACTTTCGGCTCGTTACCGTCGTCGGGGTTGTGATAGACCAGCACGTCCTGGAGATCCTCCTTGGGCAGGAGGTGGCTCATCGCCTTGGCCAGCATCGACTTGCCGGTCCCCGGCGAGCCGATCATCATGACGTGACGGCGCTGCTTTGCCGCCTTTTTGACGATGTCACGGGCCTCGTCCTGACCGATCACCTGATCGACCATCTGGTCGGGGATCGACATGTCGGCGGTCGAGTCGATGTCGAGCCCGCCAAGCAGATCGTCCTCATCGAAATCGTCGCGGACGTCCGCTTCGACCTTGCTGCCCAGATCGTCGTCAAGACCGTAGTCGTCGTCGATATCCGACCGGTCGACTCGATCACCGTCCCGGTTCTCGGGGTCAGTTTCCGAATCGAAGTCCTCCTCGGAGTCGGCTCCGTCGCCCGACTCGTCGGGCGTGTTCATGTCGTCCGACTCGGACTTTCGTTTGTCTTCCGTCGAGCCCTCGTCGACAGTGCCTGATCCCCCCGCGTCGTCAGCCGAGTCTGTGCGGGAGCTCTTATCGGACATCGGGGACTCCACGGGCGGATCGGTATCCCCCTCACTCTGGGGCGCTTCGTCGGTATCCCTGTCGTTACTCATAGAATCGTTCTGTTACCTGATTTCAGGGGGCCTCCACTGATATACTTTCTCCCTCTCGCTGCTCTTTTACACCGAGAAAACCGCCGTACGGCTCTTAGTTCGGTGGAAAGGCTACCGTTACCACCACCCACCGATGAGCGCCGATGGTTCGTCGATAGCCCGCTCGCCCGAGAAAGACCACGCTTAACCCGGATTGCGATCAACTGCCGGTATGAACCGCGGATGCTACATCGGCCGGTTCCAGCCGTTTCACAACGGGCACCTGAACATGGTCGAGCGGATCGTCGAAGACGACGACATCGACGAACTCGTGCTCGGCATCGGGAGCGCCGACGCCTCCCACACGAAACACGACCCGTTTACCGCTGGCGAGCGCATCATGATGATCACGAAATCGCTCGTCGATCTCGATCTGGTTACCTACGCCGTCCCGATCGAGGACCTCGAACGGAACTCGGTCTGGGTGAGCCATGTCCGGAGTATGAGCCCCGAGTTCGAGATTGCCTACTCGAATAACCCGCTCGTTATCCAGCTGTTCGAGGAGGCGGGCGTCGAGGTTCGGCAGTCGCCGATGTTCAATCGCGAAGTCCTCGAAGGGACGGAGGTCCGCGAACGGATGATCAAAGGTGAGAACTGGCAGCCGCTGGTTCCCGATGCGGTCGTCGAAGTCGTCGAGGAGATCGGCGGCATCGAGCGGATCCAGCGCGTCAGTGAGACCGACGGCATCTAGATGATAACGCTCGCCTCCGACTTCGGCTCGCCCTATCCGGCGGCGATGAAGGGCGTCATTCTCCAGCAAAGTGACGCGCGGCTCGTCGACGTGAGCCACGAGTTCCCGCGTCAGGACGTCCGTGCGGCCGCGTTCTGGCTTCGCGAGATCCTGCCGTACTTTCCGCCCGCGGTCCATCTTGTCGTAGTCGATCCCGGCGTCGGCACCGATCGGGCGGCCGTGGTCGTCGAGGCGGGCGAGCACGCCCTTGTTGCCCCGGACAACGGCGTGGTCCTCTCGGCAGCACGCGCGCTTGCCGATGACGAACTGACGGTCTACGAGATCGAGGACAGCGACGCCGAAAGTTCGACGTTTCACGGCCGGGACGTCTTCGCACCGGCGGCCGCGGCTGTCCACGAGCGGTGGCAAACTGACGAGCCGATCGGCGCACTCGACAGGGTGTCCCGCGTCGACGAGCACGTCGACCTCCGACTTCCGGAGCCCGATATCCGCGACGACGAGCTCGTCGGGGAGGTGCTCGTCGTCGACGGCTTCGGCAACGTCATCACCAACGTTCCGGGCTACGCTATCGAGGGCTTCGAGCAGGTCGAAGTGAACGGTCAGACGGTCCCCGTCGGGGATACCTTCGCGTCGGTCCCGGTCGGTCAGTGGCTCGCGACAGTGGGGAGTCACGGCAACGTCGAACTCGACGTCAACCAGGGTCGCGGTGACGAAGCGTTCGGGCTCAGGGCAGGAGACGACGTCCGGATCGGGTTGTAGATCCGCGCATCACTCGCTATCGACTCGTAGCGACGGCGGCGACTGCTCGTAGGCGGCGTCGAAAAACGCCGCTTCAAGATCGACCGTGCGCTCGAACAGGTGGGCAACCCGCTGCTGTCGTCGCGGCGAGAGCGTCGGGCCGACTCGATCCAGCTCT harbors:
- a CDS encoding SAM hydrolase/SAM-dependent halogenase family protein; translated protein: MITLASDFGSPYPAAMKGVILQQSDARLVDVSHEFPRQDVRAAAFWLREILPYFPPAVHLVVVDPGVGTDRAAVVVEAGEHALVAPDNGVVLSAARALADDELTVYEIEDSDAESSTFHGRDVFAPAAAAVHERWQTDEPIGALDRVSRVDEHVDLRLPEPDIRDDELVGEVLVVDGFGNVITNVPGYAIEGFEQVEVNGQTVPVGDTFASVPVGQWLATVGSHGNVELDVNQGRGDEAFGLRAGDDVRIGL
- a CDS encoding nicotinamide-nucleotide adenylyltransferase encodes the protein MNRGCYIGRFQPFHNGHLNMVERIVEDDDIDELVLGIGSADASHTKHDPFTAGERIMMITKSLVDLDLVTYAVPIEDLERNSVWVSHVRSMSPEFEIAYSNNPLVIQLFEEAGVEVRQSPMFNREVLEGTEVRERMIKGENWQPLVPDAVVEVVEEIGGIERIQRVSETDGI